In Methanoregula formicica SMSP, the DNA window AAAGGAACCTTATCAGGTGGTAGCGGGTAAGCGTACCTGACTATATTAAGTCGTAATCAAGACAGATAAACTATGGCACTACCATGCTCGAAGTTGAACTGAAAGTCAGAATTCCTGACCTGGATCCAGTACGCAAGCGAATCCTCGCACTCAGTGCAGAGTCCTGCGGGAAGGCGCACGAGCATGACATCTATTACAACGCCCCGCACCGTGACTTCGGTAAAACCGATGAGGCGGTACGGGTACGCTATACCAACAACCACGCCGTTGTCACCTACAAGGGGCCCAAGATCAAATCATTCGGCCTCAAAGCCCGCGAGGAGCTGAACTTTTCCGTAGAGTCCGGAGAGACCTTC includes these proteins:
- the cyaB gene encoding class IV adenylate cyclase; this translates as MLEVELKVRIPDLDPVRKRILALSAESCGKAHEHDIYYNAPHRDFGKTDEAVRVRYTNNHAVVTYKGPKIKSFGLKAREELNFSVESGETFERMLDRLGFKRTLEVNKWRENYRLGRASIALDQVEELGTFAEIEIIAEDESENPAALIEKIAREIGADGTPILESYLELVLAKRENGL